A window of the Gossypium hirsutum isolate 1008001.06 chromosome A05, Gossypium_hirsutum_v2.1, whole genome shotgun sequence genome harbors these coding sequences:
- the LOC107941158 gene encoding probable receptor-like protein kinase At1g30570 — protein sequence MGKVQGRELLPLLLVVLCAVFRSGEAQTKSFLINCGTNSSVNVEGRKWVGDLAPDNNLTLSSPGVVSTTPALSGDTIFSPLYRSARLFGDELNYTFYGIQGNYFLRLHFCPFSFEDHNVNESSFDVAANGLKLLAQVNVVGEIAHKNLYLQSSGSNFSSFSLVKEYILPINSNSLVIEFTPTKGSFGFINAIEMIPMTDKLFADSVSKVGGNDVNLNLSGRGIETMYRLNVGGPEINPNEDSDYWRAWDVDSGYMITANAGSEINNSSNVTYASTNDSSVAPLLVYETARSMSNTQVLEKRFNMSWRFEVDPDFDYLVRLHFCELVFDKPSLRIFRIYINNRTAANNYDLFVKAGGMNKAYHQDYFDAVSSKIDTLWIQLGPDTAAGASGTDALLNGLEIFKLSRNGNLAHVQRYNSTKTSSHASRFWVLWVGIAAGVATVAILAVAVTRVCCFCKKRGKESGDTKNNSNAGWRPLFLNGSILNSSANAKRSSRLQNLNGSMASTGVGRQFTLAEIRAATNNFDESLVIGVGGFGKVFKGEIGDGTLAAIKRANPQSEQGLAEFHTEIEMLSKLRHRHLVSMIGFCDEQNEMILVYEYMANGTLRSHLFGNDVPPLTWKQRLEACIGAARGLHYLHTGAERGIIHRDVKTTNILLDENFVAKMSDFGLSRAGPSLEHTHVSTAVKGSFGYLDPEYFRRQQLTEKSDVYSFGVVLFEVVCARAVINPSLPKEQINLAEWAMKWQRQKSLETIIDPHLRGNYSAESMEKFGEIAEKCLADEGKNRPTMGDVLWHLEYVLQLHKAWIGSNTTDNSFSSSQALRDLEVKEAENRPFDGNSGLGASNSHGELV from the coding sequence ATGGGGAAGGTCCAAGGCAGGGAGTTGTTGCCTTTGCTCCTTGTTGTATTATGTGCAGTTTTTAGAAGCGGTGAAGCTCAGACAAAGTCTTTTCTGATAAATTGTGGTACAAATTCCAGTGTGAATGTGGAGGGTAGAAAATGGGTTGGTGACTTGGCTCCTGATAACAATCTCACCCTTAGTTCTCCTGGTGTTGTTTCCACTACTCCTGCACTAAGTGGTGATACAATCTTTTCTCCACTCTACAGATCTGCTCGGCTTTTCGGTGATGAATTGAACTACACGTTTTATGGCATCCAAGGGAACTATTTCTTGAGGCTTCATTTCTGTCCCTTCTCCTTCGAGGACCATAATGTAAATGAATCTTCTTTCGATGTTGCGGCAAATGGTCTGAAACTCTTAGCACAGGTTAATGTTGTCGGTGAGATTGCACACAAGAATTTGTACCTCCAGAGTTCTGGGAGCAATTTCAGCTCGTTCTCTTTGGTTAAAGAGTATATTTTACCCATCAATTCGAATTCACTTGTGATTGAGTTCACCCCGACAAAAGGATCATTTGGTTTCATTAATGCCATAGAGATGATCCCTATGACTGATAAACTTTTCGCTGATTCTGTCAGTAAAGTGGGTGGAAATGATGTGAACCTGAATCTAAGTGGAAGGGGAATTGAAACTATGTATAGGTTGAATGTTGGGGGTCCGGAGATTAACCCCAATGAGGATTCCGATTATTGGAGAGCATGGGATGTGGATTCTGGATATATGATCACAGCAAATGCAGGTTCTGAAATAAATAACAGTTCTAATGTTACCTATGCTTCTACAAATGACTCTTCAGTGGCTCCTCTTCTTGTGTATGAAACAGCAAGAAGCATGTCTAACACCCAAGTCTTGGAGAAAAGGTTCAATATGTCATGGAGGTTTGAAGTGGATCCCGATTTTGATTACTTAGTCCGCCTACACTTCTGTGAGCTGGTATTTGATAAGCCTAGCCTTAGGATTTTCAGAATCTACATAAACAACCGGACTGCTGCGAATAATTATGACCTTTTTGTGAAGGCAGGTGGAATGAATAAAGCTTATCATCAGGATTACTTTGATGCGGTCTCTTCAAAAATCGACACCCTCTGGATTCAGCTCGGTCCTGACACAGCAGCTGGTGCTTCAGGCACCGATGCTCTCTTGAATGGGCTGGAGATTTTCAAGCTTAGCCGAAATGGAAACCTTGCCCATGTGCAGAGATATAATTCAACAAAAACTTCAAGTCATGCTTCAAGGTTCTGGGTTCTCTGGGTGGGAATTGCTGCAGGTGTAGCTACTGTTGCCATTCTTGCAGTTGCTGTTACGCGTGTATGCTGTTTCTGCAAAAAACGAGGAAAAGAATCAGGTGACACGAAAAACAACAGTAATGCTGGGTGGCGACCATTATTCCTCAACGGTTCTATTTTAAATAGCTCTGCCAATGCCAAGCGATCGTCTAGACTTCAAAATCTAAATGGATCTATGGCCTCCACTGGAGTTGGTAGGCAATTTACGCTTGCTGAGATTCGGGCAGCAACAAATAATTTTGATGAAAGTTTAGTGATTGGTGTAGGGGGCTTTGGCAAAGTATTTAAAGGGGAGATTGGAGATGGCACTCTTGCAGCCATAAAGCGAGCAAATCCACAATCTGAGCAAGGGCTTGCTGAATTTCATACTGAGATTGAGATGCTTTCAAAGCTTAGACATAGGCATTTGGTCTCCATGATTGGATTCTGTGATGAACAAAATGAGATGATCTTGGTCTATGAATACATGGCAAATGGAACTCTTAGGAGTCATCTGTTTGGAAATGATGTCCCGCCATTGACTTGGAAGCAACGATTAGAAGCATGCATTGGTGCTGCCCGGGGACTGCACTACCTTCATACAGGAGCAGAGCGGGGAATTATTCACAGGGATGTTAAAACAACCAACATTTTGTTGGATGAAAATTTTGTGGCTAAAATGTCAGATTTTGGCCTGTCAAGAGCTGGTCCTTCTTTGGAGCATACTCATGTTAGTACTGCAGTGAAGGGGAGCTTCGGATATCTAGACCCTGAGTATTTTCGCAGGCAACAGTTGACCGAGAAATCTGACGTCTACTCTTTTGGTGTGGTGTTGTTCGAAGTTGTTTGTGCTCGTGCTGTTATAAATCCCAGCTTGCCAAAAGAGCAGATAAATCTTGCAGAGTGGGCAATGAAATGGCAGAGACAAAAGTCGCTTGAAACCATTATTGACCCTCATCTGAGGGGAAACTATTCTGCAGAATCAATGGAGAAATTTGGAGAGATAGCAGAGAAATGCCTTGCAGACGAGGGGAAGAACCGGCCTACAATGGGGGATGTTCTATGGCACTTGGAGTATGTGTTGCAACTTCATAAAGCATGGATTGGGTCCAACACCACGGATAATTCCTTCTCAAGCAGTCAGGCCTTGAGGGATTTGGAAGTTAAAGAAGCTGAAAATAGGCCGTTTGATGGAAACTCTGGTTTAGGGGCATCGAACTCTCATGGTGAGCTTGTCTAA